The [Chlorobium] sp. 445 sequence AAACTCTTCATCTTCTCTTCGACTTGTGCCACATACGGTGAACCTGAAGAAATTCCTATTCCTGAAACGCACCCACAGCGCCCGATTAACCCTTACGGACGCTCTAAACTCATGGTCGAACAAATCTTGCGTGATTACGATGCAGCCTACGGTATAAAGTTTGTCTCCCTGCGCTATTTCAATGCCGCCGGTGCCGATCCAGAAGGCGGTATCGGTGAAGACCATACGCCAGAGACCCATCTTATTCCCCTCTTGCTCGATGTCGCACTCGGCAAGCGCGAGTCCATCACCATCTATGGCAACGACTACCCTACGCCTGACGGCACCTGCATCCGCGATTACATTCATGTTACCGACCTTGCTGACGCACACGTCTTAGGCTTGAAATACCTTGAAGCGGGCGGCAACAGTGATGTGTTTAATCTCGGCAACGGCAATGGGTTTTCAGTTAAGGACGTACACGCAATGGCAGAGTGGGTAACTGGCAAACCTATCAAAGCCATTATCGGTGAGCGCCGCGCTGGCGACCCTGCACGACTTATCGGTAGCGCCGAAAAAGCAAAATGCATCTTAGGCTGGCAACCCCGATTTGCTGACCTTGAAACTATTATCCGCACCGCTTGGCAATGGCATCAAGAACGATTTGCATCTCGACTCACACAAAAATCTGCACCTTGAAGATTTGTGGGTTTGAAAATTTTTGTATATTTGTATGCTATATTCTGTCCTGATATATTCTGCCCTAAATCACCTGCTTAAAAATAACCAATAACCAATAACCAAAAAAACTCAATGAGTGGAGGCAATTCCATGGCAATACGGCTCTTCGCGTTGCTTCTCATCTC is a genomic window containing:
- the galE gene encoding UDP-glucose 4-epimerase GalE gives rise to the protein MILVTGGAGYIGSHGVRQLQRAGYQTLIVDNLIYGHRDFAEKSEHLIGDLQDAAFVQDVFARYQIHAVMHFAAFAYVGESVREPAKYYRNNLVATLNVLDAMRQHGVKLFIFSSTCATYGEPEEIPIPETHPQRPINPYGRSKLMVEQILRDYDAAYGIKFVSLRYFNAAGADPEGGIGEDHTPETHLIPLLLDVALGKRESITIYGNDYPTPDGTCIRDYIHVTDLADAHVLGLKYLEAGGNSDVFNLGNGNGFSVKDVHAMAEWVTGKPIKAIIGERRAGDPARLIGSAEKAKCILGWQPRFADLETIIRTAWQWHQERFASRLTQKSAP